A DNA window from Trichosurus vulpecula isolate mTriVul1 chromosome 2, mTriVul1.pri, whole genome shotgun sequence contains the following coding sequences:
- the LOC118836811 gene encoding LOW QUALITY PROTEIN: olfactory receptor 151-like (The sequence of the model RefSeq protein was modified relative to this genomic sequence to represent the inferred CDS: inserted 2 bases in 1 codon): protein MASENQSTVXEFYLEGLTSQPNLQFPLFLLFLWVYVVTMLGNLGMLLLIAVSSQLKSPMYYFLSNLSFIDFCYSSVVTPKLLVNFIEEQNIISYAGCMTQLFFFCFFAIDECYMLTAMASDRYVAICNPLRYNVVMSPRVCSLLATGVYVIGIVGALAHTSCMARLSFCGPNLINHYLCDILPLLKLSCSSTYINDLLVVFLLGFNVLATTLAILISYAFILSSIFHINSAKGRYKAFSTCGSHLAAVAIFYGSIMFMYFKPASSNGMTQEKVASVFYTTVIPMLNPLIYSLRNKDVKEALGKVIGRKFFCTQK, encoded by the exons ATGGCCTCAGAAAATCAGTCCACAGT AGAGTTTTACCTTGAAGGATTAACCAGTCAGCCAAACCTTCagtttccccttttcctcttgttCCTGTGGGTGTATGTGGTCACTATGTTGGGGAACCTTGGCATGCTCCTCTTAATTGCTGTTAGCTCTCAGCTCAAATCCCCCATGTACTATTTTCTCAGCAACTTATCCTTCATAGATTTCTGTTACTCCTCTGTTGTTACCCCTAAACTTCTGGTGAATTTTATAGAGGAGCAAAACATCATCTCTTATGCTGGGTGCATGACACAACtgttcttcttttgcttttttgctaTTGATGAGTGCTACATGCTGACAGCCATGGCTTCTGATCGTTATGTTGCAATCTGTAACCCACTGCGCTATAATGTTGTCATGTCCCCGAGGGTCTGTTCCCTACTAGCAACAGGAGTGTATGTGATAGGGATTGTTGGTGCCCTTGCACACACAAGTTGTATGGCTAGATTGTCTTTCTGTGGTCCTAATCTCATTAACCATTACCTCTGTGACATCCTTCCTCTGCTGAAGCTCTCCTGCTCTAGTACTTATATTAATGATCTTTTAGTGGTGTTTCTCCTTGGATTCAATGTGTTGGCAACCACTCTGGCCATCTTGATCTCTTATGCTTTTATCCTTTCTAGCATCTTCCACATCAACTCTGCTAAAGGCAGGTACAAAGCCTTTAGTACCTGTGGTTCCCATCTTGCTGCTGTGGCCATTTTCTATGGCTCCATtatgtttatgtattttaaaCCAGCATCCAGCAACGGCATGACACAAGAGAAGGTAGCATCTGTTTTTTATACCACAGTGATTCCTATGCTGAATCCCCTCATCTACAGTCTAAGGAACAAGGATGTGAAAGAGGCCCTGGGGAAAGTCATAGGGAGGAAGTTTTTTTGCACACAAAAATAA
- the LOC118836812 gene encoding olfactory receptor 8D1-like has translation MASLNHSTIIMFILEGLTDQPELHLLLFILFLGIYVVSVVGNLGMILLISIGLQLQSPMYFFLSNLSFVDLCYSSAITPKLLVNFIVSKNIISYNECMMQLFFFCFFIVSECYMLIAMAYDRYVAICSPLLYNVIMSPRVCSFLVTGVYTMGTFTSLLHTSCMVRLSFCGPNVIKHYFCDVIPLLKLSCSSTYLNELLLMVIGTFNVFLTTAAIFISYAFILTSILHIQSAEGRSKAFSTCSSHLAAIAIFYGTMIFMYLKPPSSSSMTQEKVASVFYTTVIPMLNPLIYSLRNKDVKDVVKKIMRGIIFSRPM, from the coding sequence ATGGCTTCATTAAATCACTCTACAATAATCATGTTCATCTTAGAGGGATTAACAGACCAGCCAGAGCTCCACCTTCtcctttttatcctgttcctGGGCATCTATGTTGTCTCTGTGGTGGGAAACTTGGGCATGATCCTGCTTATTTCTATTGGTCTTCAGCTACAATCTCCAATGTACTTTTTCCTCAGCAACTTGTCCTTTGTGGATCTCTGCTACTCCTCTGCCATTACTCCCAAACTCCTGGTGAACTTCATAGTGAGTAAAAACATCATATCCTACAATGAGTGTATGATgcaactttttttcttctgtttttttattgtttctgaatGCTACATGCTGATAGCCATGGCCTATGACCGTTATGTTGCCATCTGTAGTCCCCTTCTTTATAATGTCATCATGTCTCCACGGGTCTGTTCCTTTTTGGTGACAGGAGTGTATACTATGGGTACATTTACCAGTCTGCTTCACACAAGTTGCATGGTCAGATTGTCCTTTTGTGGTCCTAATGTCATTAAACATTATTTCTGTGATGTCATCCCCCTTTTGAAGCTCTCCTGCTCTAGCACCTACCTCAATGAGCTTCTGTTGATGGTTATTGGTACATTCAATGTATTTTTAACCACTGCTGCCATTTTCATCTCTTATGCTTTCATCCTCACTAGCATCCTTCACATCCAGTCTGCTGAAGGGAGGTCTAAAGCCTTCAGTACCTGCAGCTCCCACCTGGCAGCTATTGCTATCTTTTATGGCACTATGATTTTCATGTATCTTAAGCCACCATCAAGCAGTAGTATGACTCAGGAGAAGGTGGCCTCGGTATTTTATACCACAGTTATCCCCATGCTGAATCCCCTAATCTACAGCCTGAGGAATAAGGATGTCAAGGATGTAGTAAAGAAAATCATGAGAGGTATAATATTTTCCAGGCCTATGTAA